In Gopherus evgoodei ecotype Sinaloan lineage unplaced genomic scaffold, rGopEvg1_v1.p scaffold_48_arrow_ctg1, whole genome shotgun sequence, the following are encoded in one genomic region:
- the LOC115642958 gene encoding predicted GPI-anchored protein 58, which translates to MLHSCTNSPIPSAHPQHPNSSACTPTAQCMQPAPPSSSLATYPHAPGHPQTSYPLPLRTPAHTPPPGDPRSPQTPAQARTCPRGGGAALTSRPRGRREPRAPGAAGVRARLVVAFACPGAAELAAHSRSLRGTQRPPSRAGRVHAAASSPSAMARAPQEGSRAQPTAALPGDPAFLLGGAVAVPPAVCPGSLALPPRLNCSLCPNGPAPCSLYRCVRGPEPPRRWDAPEAGRTHGELQPMQDEGPNREHPPTEPAPEGTVSNSGLPGEPLHPEHALGAQLRCMGDAFHQAHERQWQERQWQGALWARFCHFVSQLLGAFYNMPMDVMPELQPN; encoded by the exons ATGCTCCATTCATGCACCAACTCCCCCATACCCTCAgcacacccccagcaccccaattCCTCTGcatgcacccccacagcccagtgcATGCAGCCTGcacctccatcctcctccctAGCTACGTACCCCCACGCCCCAGGGCACCCCCAGACCTCATACCCCCTCCCCCTTCGgacccctgcacacacccctccccccggggATCCCCGCTCGCCGCAGACGCCCGCACAAGCCCGAACTTGTCCGCGCGGGGGCGGGGCGGCGCTGACGTCACGGCCCAGGGGGCGGCGCGAGCCTCGAGCCCCGGGAGCGGCTGGAGTCCGCGCGCGACTTGTTGTGGCTTTTGCTTGTCCCGGTGCAGCTGAGCTCGCCGCGCACAGTCGGAGCCTCCGCGGGACCCAGCGACCCCCGAGCCGCGCCGGGAGGGTTCATGCAGCTGCA AGCTCACCGAGCGCCATGGCCAGAGCACCGCAGGAGGGGAGCCGCGCTCAGCCGACAGCCGCCCTGCCCGGGGACCCAGCCTTCCTGCTGGGGGGGGCGGTGGCCGTGCCGCCCGCCGTCTGCCCGGGCAGCCTCGCCCTGCCACCCCGGCTGAACTGCAGCCTGTGCCCCAACGGCCCCGCTCCCTGCTCGCTCTACCGCTGTGTCCGGGGGCCGGAGCCCCCCCGGCGCTGGGACGCCCCCGAGGCTGGCAGGACACATG GAGAGCTCCAGCCCATGCAGGATGAGGGCCCCAACAGGGAGCATCCCCCCACCGAGCCAGCCCCAGAGGGCACAGTGTCCAACAGTGGCCTCCCTGGGGAGCCCCTGCACCCGGAGCATGCACTGGGGGCCCAGCTGCGGTGCATGGGCGATGCCTTCCACCAGGCCCATGAGAGGCAG TGGCAGGAGCGGCAGTGGCAGGGAGCGCTCTGGGCCCGTTTCTGCCACTTCGTCTCTCAGCTGCTGGGCGCCTTCTACAACATGCCCATGGACGTGATGCCGGAGCTGCAGCCCAACTAG